Genomic window (Erythrolamprus reginae isolate rEryReg1 chromosome 3, rEryReg1.hap1, whole genome shotgun sequence):
TTGCAGAGAAGTCTTTCATCCCCCTATTTTTTTCACATGAGACAGGATTGTGTACGAGATTATGCAGATAGGAATCAATTACAGTACTTTCACTGAAAATTTTACCTAAGAATAATTTatgcttttgttttgctttgttttgattTCATCCCCTTTTTTGGAGTGTAATTTTTAACTGGTATATAATGCCTGTGCAAATCTCTCACATTTTGGCAAATACGTTACATATATACAGGGATATTTTTCAGCTAGACTTAGCAACTCTAAATTAATAAGGGAGGAAGCTTTCAACCCTATGTTTGTCTACCCACAAACACATATGCGTGGGATTGAATGTGCATATAAATCTGTGCATGTATATTCAATCTGTTGTCTCTTCATTTGgcgaaataataattttttaaggaAATTATTTCTGTcctggttaattttttttaatatcttggGAGCAGGTAATCACgtttataaataatattaaagcTATCCAATTAAATATgaacataaaattagttatccTTATCTTGGTCTTATCTTTTATGATATAAAAGGATGAAACCGAAATATTTCCTGTGAATATTTACTAGGCAGCTTCTATTTTTAGTTTTAAGATGcttcttttctaaaaaaaagttttttattcacaaatagaaaaacaataaaattaaaaaagaacaataaacaacTATTTCAAAAATATacttagaagaaagaaaagaaaggacggggaggaagaaaaaaggggggaaacatgGCAAGATGCTTCTTAAGATATACTGATTTTGGTGTTTTAATGGGTATCTTTGGTCTGCTTTATTTGCTGTATTCATCATTTAATTGGacctttgctttatttattttgctgCATTACTTTGTTAGAGGTCAAGTAAAGTTAATAAAAAGAATTGATTTATCTTTGTGACATTGTTTCTAAGGAGGAGACCATCAAGGATTCATCAGGTCAAGAGGATGAGACTCAGTCTTCAAATGGTGATCCAGTTTCATCTGTAGTACCAGAAATAATTCGCCCGCGTCGTTGTAAATACTTTGATACaagtatgtatttttaaaatcagttttcaAGCATTTAGTGCATGGAGTTTGTACAAATATTTGGGCATTCTCATGTGCAGGAAATGAACATCAGGAGAGCTAGAACCATTGCAACAATGAAATAAGGAATTTTGAATCAGGTTTATACTTGCAGCACTTACTTTTATGTATAGAAATTTGCACAAATTTAATAAGAAGACAAAGGCAGTAGAATTTTTTTCCTCTATAGTTGAAATCTTCTGGATGTATGGAAAGAGTCTCTCTTCTCAGTTCACTAATATTTTAAAAGCATCTGCAAGgagaatttttttgtgtgtggataGAGAATGTTTATGAACTTCAGAGCTTTTATCAACTGCTGGTTGGAGACAGTAAAAACTTTCTGTACAAACAAAAGATTGCCTTTTCCTTTCTCATAGAGAAAGACAGATAGTAGTTGCTGTTTGTCTTTACAGTGAAGGATAAATTGTGTGGGGAGTGGAAGAATGATGATCTCTAAAGTCTTGTCTCTTGATATCATTGGATCTACTGAGGAGCATGCTAGAAGGTATTTTCTCTGTAAAGATCATGCTGGTTGGTGTTAAAACTTCTGAATTCTGTATTTGAATCTTAAGATCTACTGCCCTACTTTCTAATACATTTCTGAGAAGAGCATAACCTGCACAGCTATGTGTAAAAACATAATCCAGGTATATATAGCACATACGCTGCTATTACTGCATCCAAGTGAGAAAATCCTCTATTCATGAAGAGAGAATTTCTAACTGCTGGATATCTTTCTCTTGTTTGCTAGTGAGATAAGTTCTGAGcactgtcacgctgaatattgaagGGTGGGAAAAGAGGAAGGGGGTCTTGAAGAGAGGTAAAAGTGGCTGGCTGATTTGTTAAACCAGAGATTTTCCATTTCTGACGTTCATAGCTAATATTTGGAAAACTGGCTAGAGAAATAGAGGCTTAACTGATGTTATTGCTGACCCAATCATTGCTCTAATATTTACAGTTGTCTATATAAATGCTAAGAATTTTAACTAACTTTTGTTCCATTACTGTCTGTTTTTTGCTTAGCTTATTTCTAATTACATATAAGTGTGTATGAGCAGAAATGCTCTTAACATAAAGTTAGTTCCCAAAAATGCAGCAAAATCATTTTATATGCTTTCAAAACTAACATACGACATGATAATTTTTAATCCATGAATGTCCGCTTTAAAATGTCATTTGTATTTGCCCTTTGTGTATAAAATTTGTGGGATGATTAaatgattattttaaaatgaattgcTTAACTAATATATTCTGAAACATTTGTATACATCCTTCTAATGTATATTCCTGAAAGAATATAGTTAACTTTTAGTTATGTGAACCTTTCTCCCGATTCTTTATATGAAGaaccatttctatttttttaaagtattgcatGCTAAGACTTGCCTTTGACAAAAACTTGCTTTATATTTTAATACTATGTTTTTTGAACATTCAAGATATAGTTTGATATATTGTTCAATATATCAGATCTTTAACAGTGCTATTTacctaaaataaatataatagaatgtacatttttcaatatttttcaaaatCGGAAACCTCCTAACTTACTGTAGTTCAGAGTATTATGAGTCAGAAGATACCAACCACAATTAGTCACACAGAGTTTGTTGTGACATCACAGTTCAATATTAATTAACCAACCAGATATGGGACTTGAAAAATCTCTCTGtagaaaatagtttggaaaaaaATGTAAATTCATGATAGCTATCCCTATGTAAGTGAAagttgttaattttttaaaatatagatagTGAAATAGAAGAGGAATCTGAAGAAGACGAATACTATATTCCTTCAGAAGACTGGAAAAAAGTAAATATGAGCTTTATGATAAACTATATCAACATAATATGACTATTGTAGAAATTAATTTGTGGGAAAAATCATTCCTAACATTATGAATATTCAAAACTCCTTCTTACAAAGCTAGTCCCGACTCAAGGAGCCTTTACACTTAAGCTATCTGAAGATTAAATTTAAAGGATCTCACAGTACTTTGTCAGAAGACCTGAAGCATGTAGCTatagtttatttttaaagttcTAAATCTGACTTAAAATCATTGTTGAAATATTGTTAGTTAAAATGTATTGAGCATCTCAGAGGACTTGGTTAATACAGCAAGGTTTTGGAAGGGAGgattggaaaaaaatgtttttgttagTCACATCTGCAATTTTATTATGTTTCATTggaatttcctcccctttcccccttctttATCCAAATGATTGTCATTGGGGGGGAATAATCTCATTGTTGTGTCTGCCTGATAAAACTAGGAGTCAGGTTGAAAATCTTCTTCTGACTCAGTTTTGATTTTAATCTGATATTCAAGGCTAACAGTTTGATTTTGCAGATGAGCTGTATCATTTATTACCTAAGTGTACTTGCTTCATTCTCATACAAAATGTTAAGACTTCCAGAATCTTTTCTTATTCATGAACAAAGGAAATCTTAAATGTATATGTAAGTAATCTGCTTTGCCAATTTCCTAACTTGACACAATCTGGAGTTGTGCTTTACAGTTGCTGGAAACTCTCTGCATTTGGCAATAGCAAGTCCAGAATTTTGATTGAAAGTTAACTAGTTTTTTGTTTCTGAATTCCTGAGTTATTTAGCCACTCAAGTTAGGAGCTACAGTACTTGGCAATTTTTGAGTAAAATGCAGTAGAATCTGACATTTTTATTGGCAAATTTGGCTACTATTAAGCCCATGTATTTTTTAACATTACATAAAGAAGACAATATATGAACAAATATTTCATACTCTTAAAATGTTTTCATTGCAATTGGTATTTGACTGTCTTTCTAATTATATGATTACAGATTATTTATACTTTTTTCTAAACAGGAAATTATGGTGGGCTCCATGTATCAAGCTGAAATTCCAGTTGGTATATctaaatataaagaaaatgagaaaggTAAAGTAACTgacaattcatttttattaagGTTGCAATTAAGAATAAGGTACATGATACAAAGAATATATAGGGAAGCTTTACATTTATTCATACTGAGGAAATATACAGAGGTAGCTGGCTTTGAGAACCATTTTAAACAAATTGGTTTGTGTGCCTTGGTGTGTTTCTAAAGCTTTTAAATTAGTGTTATCACTGAAAtcactttgatttttttaaaagtatggttAAACGAACTGGCTTAGATATAcagatatacacatacacatgcaagAACAAGGGATGATGCAAGCGGTGTGCCGcaagagtctgttctgggtcctattctttttaatatgtttgtgagtgacataggggaaggttttactgaaagaggtagtagatgcttggaacaaacttccagcagacgtaattggtaaaaccacagtaactgaatttatacatgcctggaataaacataaatccatcctaaaataaaagtacaggaaatagtataagggcagactagatggaccatgaggtctttttctgccgtcaatcttctatgtttctatgtaaacccCTGTGCATGGTCTCTCTACCACTTACAAAACTGGATTTCCCATTATCAGGTGCAGGACTTTCCATTGCATCTCCCATGTATGTAACTTCAAAATTCCTAACAACCTACGAATTACAgatcaataagaatatttcaagcTGCCTGAATTACAGGAGCTATAATAGTAAAAGCATTTTTCAGAAATTGTAGCTGTAGTGCTTTGGAGATTGCTTATTGGTTGAGTAACTCCACTTCCTGGCAGTTAGAAATTTGGTACTGTATATATTACAGTGAGATAGATATAATTTCAATTAATTCAAAACATTGGTTCTGCCTCATTCAATGATTAATTAGCTGGATAACTAATATCTTTATTCTGttatttgtgatatttatagagGATTTTGTATTATGAACTGTACTATTTCATGTTAGGATAAAATGATGTGTTCAGAAATATTTCCTATAgtttagagccagtttggtctaatggttaaggcaccagctaGAAAACAGGAAATCATGAGTTCAAGTCTAACTTAGCTAACCATCTGGATAATTTTAGGCCAATCACTCTCTTTTAGCCCAatccacttcacagggttgttggtGTGTGGAAAACATATTGTGTGTATTTGCCacttttatttgtaaaaataataaagccagaatataaatatatacagaaaatatgtaattaatttgtttctcttttgctttgtgtggttttttctcttttccttttatatGTCAGATCATAGATGTCAGATTTAGTAACAGCAGGTATATATAACTTTAGAACAGttatataattttagaacagtTTCTGTTAGGAAGCAAGGAtcaggatttatttattgattgatttgatttgtatgccgcccctctccgtagactcggggcggctcacaacaacaataaaacaatatacaacaaatctaataatttaaaagtcactaaaaaccccttattaaaaagcaaaaacatacacagaaacatgccatgcataaactgtataggcccggggaagatgtctcaattcccccatgtctgacggcagagatgggttttaaggagtttatgaaaggcaattaTATTCCCCAAAAGATTTTTAACATTCAAGTATTACTGTTTCCTTATATGTATATTTAACAATAATTACTATGTAATGTAATGTTAGAAATCTAGTTCCGCTTACTTGGAACTGGGTGAAATAAGTAAAGTGGTAAACAGTAAGGTAAACATATGAGGCACTTTTCAGAAGCTCTTTGCTTTTCCTTCTTTGATTCAGGTCTCctgtttttcattaatatttttttaaaaaaataagagtatTATGAGTCGTTTACAAAGAATGCAAAGAATTATCTGATCTTTAAGTATTGTTACAAAACATGTAATAACTGTCTTTAATTTTAGTATATGAAAATGATGATCAATTGCTATGGAATCCAGATTACTTGACTGAAGATAAAGTGATTGAATTCCTTAATGAAGCCTCCAGACGGACAGGTGATGAAAGAGGAATTGATGCAATTCCTGAAGGATCCCACATTAAAGATAATGAACAGGTAAAATACATAGAAATCTTCATTTGCCAACAGAGTTCTTCCACTGGCTAAACAGGAGTTGGTTTTTAGCAGCAATCCTCCTCCCCGTTTTATtacctacattattattattttctcttgtcCAGTATGAGCTGTTCAGAACACTGGAAGAAGATTGTGTGGACaataaaaagagacagaaaaTCAGGGAAGAATGGTTTATTTTTCCATCAGCAGAGGCATTTTTATCAGGCCACTCTTTGAGGATGTTCCTATCAAaagaataatacagtgataccttgtcttacaaacttaattggttctgggacgaggttcttaaggtgaaaagtttgtaagacgaaacaatgtttcccataggaatcaatggaaaagcgattaatgcgtgcaagcccaaaattcaccccttttgccagccaaagtgcccgtttttgcgctgctgggattcccctgaggttcccctctatgggaaaccccacctccggacttctgtgcttttgcaatactgcaggggaatcccagcaggggaattgtagcatcgcaaaaacaagtgcttcgctgacaacggaagtctggaggtagggtttcccagtgaagggagcatcagtgaaatcgcagcatcgcaaaaacaccaaagtcctcgaaaccccacctccggacctctgtgtttttgcgatgctgtgatttcactgaggctcccctcgctgggaaaccccacctctggacttccgttgccaggaaagcacacgtttttgcactgctgggattcccctgcagcatcacaaaaacacggaagtccagaggtggggtttcccatggaggggagcctcaggggaatcccagcagtgcaaaaacgggtgcatcgctggcaatggaagtccggaggcggggcctcccagtggcggcggtgggtttgtaaggtgaaaatagtttgtaagaagaggcaaaaaaatcttaaaccccgggtttgtatctcaaaaagtttgtatgacgaggcgtttgtacgacgaggtatcactgtatgctgTATCCAATCCATAACATTCTTTGAATATCTTGAAGAGGTTATTCAGAATTTTTATATTAGCTATAGAAAAACCCAGAGATCATAGTTCATATTGCTCGAGCTCCATCATCTTTAAcattagaattttaaaattgaAACCTGAGATGACGATTTGGACTTCTTCTTTTGCAGGCTTTGTATGAATTAGTGAAATGTAATTTTGATACAGATGAAGCATTAAGAAGATTGAGATTTAATGTAAAAGCAGCTCGGggtatgtatgatttttttaaaaaaatgtgtttcaCTATTGTGAATATCTACATCATTTTTCAAATTTGTTTCTTACATTTACATGTGCACACACAGCAACAGTGATTTTCATACTTATTTCAGTTGAATATTTTATTCTCTTAACCTTCGGCTCTGGTATACACATATATTACAGTAACCATATTTTCCTTCTGGTAGATATGGAGAAAGAGAGTTCATCTGAAGATGGGGTGGTGGAGGAGGTGGGACGGGAAGAGGACAGGGAGGACCTAATTCATAGCACATCTTTTGCTGTGGAGGTATTTCCATACTACCTTGGTTATCTTGAAAACTAGTACAGCATAAAAAAAGATAATGATGGCAAATCATGGCACTGTATTTTCACAGTGCAACGATTTCTGTAAAAGTGTATGAATGTGAAGAACTATGAAGAAAAGATTTTGTCTGCTTTGAAAATGAAAAGGGAATAGCTGGATTCTGCTTTCTAAACCAATTGACCCCCCAACCCTATCATAGGAAATAAGTTAGGCAGGATGAAGATGCTTACAATATGAAGTATTTGCTCATCTTCCCCATGTACTATTTTAAATACGTTATAAGGAgcttccatgtttccagttacCATTATCTAAATAAAATGGTCTTGTATCAAACATGAGATCATTTTTAATACTTAAGAATTCATTCATATACTTCCTTCTTTGACTTGTAGTTTCTTATTAATttgtgtattgtattattttaattcAGAGGAGCTGTCTGTTTGGACAGAAGAAGAATGTAGAAATTTTGAACAAGGTTTGAAGGCTTACGGAAAGGATTTTCACTTAATCCAAGCAAACAAGGTTAGTAACTTATATAATGATGAAAGCATTAAGTGCAAAAATGTAATGTGGAAGATTTCAATTGTCTTTCTCTCAACATGGAGTTAGAAGAGGCTCAATAGGTCATGGCCACTGCGGTAACGACAGAGATGATTCATGTTACTGAAGGCTGGGGAGCTTGAATATAGAATACCTATTTTATCTGTAAGCCTAAAATTGCCCTTCCAGCGATCTCAGTTTGGAAAGTTAATTTGAATGAAATCACATTTTTACTGTAATGAAGGCaatacaggtagacctcaacctacaaccattcatttactaaattcaaagttacaacagcactggaaaaagtgacttctgactaTTTTCacaatgaccattgcagcattattATGGttatggttcatatttatgacggttgcagtgtaccaaggtcatgtgatcaccttccgcgaccttctgacaagcaaagtcaatggggaagacagattcacttaaaaccacggtactaacttaacaactgcagtgattcacttaataactttggcaagaaaagtaaagtggggcaaaattcacttaactgtcttgcttagcaatggaaattttgagttcaattgtgctcgtaagtcgaggacaacttGTGTTATTGCTTAGTTTTACTCTAACGTGGCACTTAAAGAATATTTTTAGCTTTGACCTCATGAGACCTCAGTATGACAAATGCAGTTATAGAATGTTATGATCCTTTCACAGATTAAATTTTCGTTGCACATATTAACAGTGATTATTACTGAAACCAATGGCTATCACTTATCCATCATTGAGTTTGACCAAGTTACCACATAATCACTTTCTATCCTTCTTAAACAAAGGATCTTGTTAACTTTAACCGTGCTTAAGTTTAGGGCTAAGTTAGAGGCTTGGCATTACCATGTGACAACCTTGGAGAAGCTGTTAAACCCCATTTCACTCATAGGATCCTAAAAGTATTACTTAAAGCAGACAGAGGCATTATGGAGAAATTCCAATGGCTTATCTTGGAAGTACTGCTGTCAAATCACTGGCTCTAATATGGTCAATGTATCAGGACATTTAATATTGATTCAATTTCTCAAAACCCTTTTGTTTATATTCTGCAAACATTGTTAACACAATTTGATTGCAGTTCTAGTGGCTTATGCAATTATGGCACTAATTCTATTGGGTTATACAGTAGTTCATTAAGATAATGTTCCTTTGATTGTACAGAATTCTGCTAGTCTCTTTATAAGCCTTTGCATCCCAGAAAGGCATCCAGTATTTCCTAAGCGGTTACCACTTTCAAATTAGCTTCCTGCTTACAGTCCATTGTTGTCAATTAGCTAAAATGTTGAGTTCTTCTTCCTCCCCATACCTTTCTTAGctactaaaaaaaaatcatgattttCTGTAATGTTATTTCACTACATCTACTCCAGGACAGTGGAATTCTTCTGCTGCAAACTCAacaagatttttttctttaacagaAGATGTAGTTTTttgttcactttaaaaaaaactgattaTTTTGATTATTGTATTATAATCCTACTATTTTATTCTAGCATTATTTAAGCAAGTGAATATGTAGGCAAGATTAAAATACCGGCATGATGTTGACGGTGGTGAGGGCGATATGCCAAGCATTACAAAGTCAAAAAGCATATGAGTTGTAAAAAAATAAGAGCAATTTGTTGTCTACTGGCTTTCTATGGGCAGCacgttgatgaaaatgttccaTATTGAATATTCCCTTTCCTATAGATATATTCTTTAATATAAATTTTGTATTAAAGCAGATTATATTCTTGGTGTATAATAAACAGGTACGAACAAGATCTGTCGGAGAGTGTGTAGCATTTTACTACATGTGGAAAAAATCAGAACGATATGACTTTTTTGCTCAGCAGACAAGATTTGGTAAAAAGAAGTACAATCTCCATCCGGGTGTAACGTAAGTCGTTGATTACATGTTAATTTCCTCATTTTGCACTgcactaaaatatattttttttttaaatgacagcttttttaattaattaaaaatgagaGTGTTTATTTATAGTCATCAATCTGAATACCATTTTTGtattacattagaatattatgttGTCTTCTCAAAAGTACTGATGCTATTATTGAAACTACaactttatcttttatttccaaGATCCAGTTTAtactgcatgggggaattgaaattttcccctcccctctaggcttatagaatttatacatggtatgcttctatgtatgattggttctttaaattggggttttttagattatttttaatattagatttgtttacattgtcttttttattgttgttagccaccccaaatcttcggagaggggcggcatacaaatctaataaataaataaatacatctcatTTTCCCACAAATATGATCAATATGATCAATAGTATAACTGATAGGAATATCAgtttagaaaaatataggaaaagcAGTCGAATGAGAATTTTAAGTGAGATTCCTCTGATCTGAATCTAGAATTACATTCaccgtctctctctctgttgtaaAAACATTATGCAATGGGAGGAGCTTGCTAAGTATGCTGGATACCTTAAGAATTCTGTGCACATCTCGGCAATAAATAGCCCCAAGTcacctaataatttaaaaaaaacttatacaatagacaacaaataaaaaaatcataaaaatagttttaaaactcTAGCAGCATTACATAGAAAAGTTACTTTAGACAAGCCTTTGTTGTACTGTTTACTGATAATAAATCTCCATTCAAAATTTAAAATGGATTATTCTCTGACTTAAATGGACATTTTCTACTAAGGTATATATTAGAATGATGCCTTAGGATTACTGGTCATTTAAAAACCTTAGTTATGAGTTAGGGCTGGCAACCTCATCACtaagtgacatggttgttaagcaaggtaTCATGATCGCAATAGGCTTACGATGTCACTTCATTTATAGTTATATGAAGCACTCATGTTCGCACCACATGACCAAAATTTGATAGCTTCTCTATTGAGTTTATTAGTCAGAAGTCAACTGTGAGGTTTGCAGATGGAGATCATCTGACTGCAAGATACTACAAGTCATAAATATGAAGAGTGATTATAAAAGACAGATGATAAAAGTTATCTTTTTAGCGCCTCTTTAATTTTGAACAATGACTAGGGTAGTCATTAAGTGAGGGCTACCTCCCTTCTCTAGTGGTGTGAGCAAGAAATAGCAATCGTAAACATGAAAGCTTATAATAATCTGTAAACAAATTAATTGTTGAATTTATTACGGTTTTactgtattatttttctttttttaaaaaaagtttattttaaaaatacacaaacatatacagtatCATTACAGTGTtgttacaaatatacatatataatcatttcaaaaagaaaaaagaaacagaaaaaagaaaaacacacagttaaaaacaagagagatatcCCTATTCTCTCTTCGCTATCTTATTTTTACTAATATCTTGCCATATTTTATGCGGTTATCCATatcctattatatatatatttaagatcGTACAGTTTTGgtgtattattttttcttcttacatATTTATTGCATTTGAGCTTATTATCTTAATTATGATAACAGAACTTACTTAGATCATCTATAACACTatattatttttctggttttgttttaatATAATATGATTTAATATAGGTGCAAAACAGGCAAATTTGTcttcttcaataataataatggttttaaAATTGTGGCTTAGCATTAGGTGAATGGCAATAGTTCAATGTAAGACTGTATCACATGGAAACATTAAAGCAAAGCATATTTGAAGACCaaatttcttgattttttttaaaagggactACATGGATCGTCTTTTAGATGAAAGTGAAAGTGCAGCATCCAGCAGAGCTCCTAGTCCTCCTCCTACAACTTCCAATAGTAGCACCAGCCATTCGGAAAGAGAGGACAGCACAACCAGCAATAGTAATCAAAATGGTAGGTAAAATATCTTCTTCCTTAATGGTGCATTATTTAAGCCAACAAAGTAGATTTTTGCAAATAATTATTCTTCTGTACATTTTCCCATTttggtcattttttaaaagacGGAAGCTATTCAATTCTGAAAAAATGTATTTGCTCATGTAGTCTGCAGATTCTTAATTATAGGGCtatcttaaatattttatttatttgtctgtcgtTTTCATATCCTATCTTTCTCAAAGAACTCAGTATGGTGCTCCTACCTCTTGTTTTCACCTGAACTCCTCTGTTGTAGAGCAATTTGGATTGAGAGAGGAAGATTGGCCACTCCTCCCCTTGAAACTTCTAGCACTcagaattaatttaaaactctgCTTTCCCAGCCCTACTGTAACATCTCAGTGCAGTTCTCGAGATGTctgaaataataatattgattaaATAAAAGCAGGAGAACATACAAACCAGATGGTAAGCATTATTTTAATGCAAAGAAAATGACACACTATGTATGAGTGACATACTAGAAAAATGGTTGATGACATCATGTCCCGAACAAAATTTGATTTTAGTTTGGGACATGATGTCATCAACCACTTTTGTAGTGTGTCACTCATAGTGtttaaaagttaaatacttaCAAATTGGCCAAGTATGTATTCTGTATATTTGATAATGTCATTTCCTTGTTTTATGGTTTGTTTTTTTGACTTGCTTTTTAAAGAA
Coding sequences:
- the MIER1 gene encoding mesoderm induction early response protein 1 isoform X1, coding for MAEPSFESASPGGSATSDDHEFDPTADMLVHDFDDERTLEEEEMMEGETNFSSEIEDLTREGDMPIHELLSLYGYDGSVPLPEEEEEDEEEEGEGEDNDNNSGCSGENKEETIKDSSGQEDETQSSNGDPVSSVVPEIIRPRRCKYFDTNSEIEEESEEDEYYIPSEDWKKEIMVGSMYQAEIPVGISKYKENEKVYENDDQLLWNPDYLTEDKVIEFLNEASRRTGDERGIDAIPEGSHIKDNEQALYELVKCNFDTDEALRRLRFNVKAAREELSVWTEEECRNFEQGLKAYGKDFHLIQANKVRTRSVGECVAFYYMWKKSERYDFFAQQTRFGKKKYNLHPGVTDYMDRLLDESESAASSRAPSPPPTTSNSSTSHSEREDSTTSNSNQNGVSTNGPSELSNKDDVKIEGLHINGPTTGKKMHLVDFDTNGYEPENLSNHSKLPHSNARHDLEDTNERPIKRRRINSSDKECTASSEIFQETVAHGNFEDQDTG
- the MIER1 gene encoding mesoderm induction early response protein 1 isoform X2, which translates into the protein MAEPSFESASPGGSATSDDHEFDPTADMLVHDFDDERTLEEEEMMEGETNFSSEIEDLTREETIKDSSGQEDETQSSNGDPVSSVVPEIIRPRRCKYFDTNSEIEEESEEDEYYIPSEDWKKEIMVGSMYQAEIPVGISKYKENEKVYENDDQLLWNPDYLTEDKVIEFLNEASRRTGDERGIDAIPEGSHIKDNEQALYELVKCNFDTDEALRRLRFNVKAAREELSVWTEEECRNFEQGLKAYGKDFHLIQANKVRTRSVGECVAFYYMWKKSERYDFFAQQTRFGKKKYNLHPGVTDYMDRLLDESESAASSRAPSPPPTTSNSSTSHSEREDSTTSNSNQNGVSTNGPSELSNKDDVKIEGLHINGPTTGKKMHLVDFDTNGYEPENLSNHSKLPHSNARHDLEDTNERPIKRRRINSSDKECTASSEIFQETVAHGNFEDQDTG
- the MIER1 gene encoding mesoderm induction early response protein 1 isoform X3 — translated: MAEPSFESASPGGSATSDDHEFDPTADMLVHDFDDERTLEEEEMMEGETNFSSEIEDLTREGDMPIHELLSLYGYDGSVPLPEEEEEDEEEEGEGEDNDNNSGCSGENKEETIKDSSGQEDETQSSNGDPVSSVVPEIIRPRRCKYFDTNSEIEEESEEDEYYIPSEDWKKEIMVGSMYQAEIPVGISKYKENEKVYENDDQLLWNPDYLTEDKVIEFLNEASRRTGDERGIDAIPEGSHIKDNEQALYELVKCNFDTDEALRRLRFNVKAAREELSVWTEEECRNFEQGLKAYGKDFHLIQANKVRTRSVGECVAFYYMWKKSERYDFFAQQTRFGKKKYNLHPGVTDYMDRLLDESESAASSRAPSPPPTTSNSSTSHSEREDSTTSNSNQNGVSTNGPSELSNKDDVKIEGLHINGPTTGKKMHLVDFDTNGYEPENLSNHSKLPHSNARHDLEDTNERPIKRRRINSSDKECTASSEIFQETVAHGNFEDQDTVGNTCKTVHRKVYKYIVLRLVSKI